From a region of the Daphnia pulicaria isolate SC F1-1A chromosome 1, SC_F0-13Bv2, whole genome shotgun sequence genome:
- the LOC124332700 gene encoding exocyst complex component 1-like, with product MAALRHSLQRELFSPAEERLVGLAHVTSVGKKKKALPCFLCVAVTADQGIGAVIYKVKKTEKNNVYKKKSSWPLKELKTVDGIDGNKETAEFSIHFDKVYLWSASNVQERLLLFSILWKLCSKYLPKQSPMFVNIPPGIIEDSVIPETSVALDHEVSGQMDGGIGDEDYQALTDREEKDLERLLSQSNNALSNAEKFMEQLAKDLSLLDGANIQSLMGSEAQVIQLLNLLEAAENEAASIETELDKYENILLQARVAMATVGEKNVSLETANRNNRLLLMELNNLVAHLDIPHSQQVTLNNPDLNSPTGLQNAIIAAKSLQRAMNAELKPGLEKMVAVQDQRRQLEKWRAKFTPTVTRQLNNLFIHLSNDSGETSSQSSRSSNSSQTTVSLAKHGKLHSQLQMYAPLMHWLKATDHACYEKLLEVYTTSICKLYERDLRQFFDEARSKVIGLREKKLRGSDSGSDMGTRHSLSIKNPSGTNVTAASPSGTIQMPSQNLLGNERELWTVEVDIHERKRLEDLLECALAELEPVCLVEQEFCVAFFALDQGGHEVDESSTSNKTPERAINEEVRKMMSVLFTVLEPELVSFLATYEKVDSFSPLYVLVRLSQHVLSATDTGSFLSVTFGSSLVHVKRAFDRFFMTQLRSIEDSKQPRKSKCGILPFISNFEEFSVIIENIFKNSERRVDVDKWYTRLVRAMFEVMPRISIENSRTPADMIKMENFHRLHALLSQLKIAVLEAEKKEAKQKYQEALQSYVIQYFGRPLEKLNLFFDGVQAKVSQGVKESEIGYQMAFSKQELRKVISIYPGREVKKGLESLYKKVEKHLSDEENLLQVVWRAMQEEFIRQYKSLEDMIQRCYPGALITLDFSMSDILEYFSDIARSH from the exons ATGGCTGCGCTAAGGCACAGTTTGCAGCGAGAATTATTTTCGCCTGCTGAAGAAAGATTAGTTGGATTGGCTCATGTGACTAGTGTtggcaagaaaaagaaggcacTTCCTTGTTTTTTGTGCGTTGCAGTTACTGCAGATCAAGGCATCGGTGCCGTAATATACAAG GTAAAGAAAACTGAGAAAAACAATGTttacaagaagaaaagtagCTGGCCATTGAAAGAGCTCAAAACTGTGGATGGTATTGATGGAAACAAG gaAACAGCTGAATTCAGCATTCATTTTGACAAAGTATACCTATGGTCTGCATCCAATGTTCAAGAAaggcttcttttgttttcaattttatggAAACTTTGCTCGAAGTATTTGCCGAAACAAAGTCCAATGTTTGTTAATATCCCTCCAGGCATCATAGAAGATTCAGTGATACCAGAAACATCCGTAGCATTAGATCATGAAG TCAGTGGTCAAATGGATGGAGGCATTGGTGATGAGGATTATCAAGCCCTTACAGACAGAGAAGAGAAAGACCTGGAACGATTATTATCTCAGTCCAATAATGCCTTGAGTAATGCAGAAAAATTTATGGAGCAACTGGCTAAGGACTTGTCTTTACTTGATGGA GCAAATATTCAAAGCTTGATGGGCTCTGAAGCTCAAGTCATACAATTGTTGAACCTTCTCGAAGCAGCCGAAAATGAAGCTGCATCCATTGAAACAGAGTTAGACAAGTATGAAAACATTCTACTCCAAGCCCGGGTTGCAATGGCAACAGTAGGTGAAAAGAATGTGTCCTTGGAAACTGCCAACCGTAACAATCGTCTCCTACTTATGGAACTCAATAATTTAGTC GCACATTTAGATATTCCACATTCCCAGCAAGTAACTTTGAACAATCCAGACTTAAATAGTCCTACAGGCCTTCAAAACGCCATAATAGCTGCTAAATCTCTTCAACGTGCTATGAATGCTGAACTAAAACCAG GACTTGAGAAAATGGTTGCGGTTCAAGATCAGCGGCGACAGTTGGAGAAATGGCGAGCAAAATTTACACCCACAGTTACTCGCCAACTCAACAACCTCTTTATTCACTTA agCAATGATTCTGGAGAAACCAGTAGTCAAAGCTCTAGAAGTTCAAACTCTTCGCAAACAACAGTGTCACTGGCTAAACACGGGAAACTGCATTCTCAACTGCAAATGTATGCTCCCTTAATGCATTGGCTTAAAGCAACAGACCATGCCTGCTATGAGAAACTACTCGAAGTATACACTACATCAATATGCAAACTGTATGAAAGAGATCTACGGCAGTTCTTTGATGAAGCTCGATCGAAAGTGATAGGATtgcgagaaaaaaaac TTCGTGGAAGTGATTCGGGTTCAGACATGGGCACCAGACATTCCTTGTCTATTAAAAATCCTTCAGGAACAAATGTCACCGCGGCAAGCCCTAGTGGAACAATACAAATGCCGAGTCAAAATTTGTTGGGGAATGAAAGAGAGCTTTGGACG GTTGAAGTTGATATTCATGAAAGGAAACGCCTAGAAGACTTGCTTGAATGCGCACTAGCCGAACTTGAACCAGTATGTCTAGTGGAACAAGAATTTTGTGTCGCATTTTTTGCACTGGATCAAGGAGGTCATGAAGTGGATGAATCATCAACAAGTAACAAAACCCCGGAACGAGCCATTAACGAAGAAGTGCGCAAAATGATGAGCGTCTTGTTTACGGTTCTTGAACCGGAGCTTGTGAGCTTTCTTGCTACTTATGAGAAAGTAGATAGCTT CTCACCTTTATACGTCCTCGTGAGACTTAGTCAGCATGTCCTATCCGCAACTGATACTGGTTCTTTCCTCAGTGTTACATTTGGTTCATCTTTGGTGCACGTGAAGCGAGCATTCGATCGGTTTTTTATGACTCAGCTTCGCTCGATTGAAGATTCAAAACAGCCTAGGAAATCTAAATGTGGGAttcttcctttcatttctAATTTCGAG gAATTTTCTGTgataattgaaaatattttcaagaattCAGAACGGCGGGTTGATGTTGACAAATGGTACACACGTTTAGTCCGAGCCATGTTTGAAGTAATGCCAAGGATTTCTATAGAGAACTCTAGGACTCCAGCTGACATGATCAAAATGG aaaatttTCATCGATTACACGCTTTGTTGTCTCAGCTAAAAATCGCAGTCCTGGAAGCCGAGAAGAAAGAAGCAAAGCAAAAATATCAGGAAGCACTTCAATCATACGTTATACAATATTTTGGAAGGCCTTTAGAGAAACTTAAT TTATTTTTTGATGGTGTTCAAGCCAAAGTTTCGCAAGGAGTTAAAGAGTCGGAAATTGGCTATCAAATGGCATTTAGTAAACAAGAACTGCGAAAAGTGATTTCTATTTATCCCGGAAGAGAAGTTAAAAAAGGTCTCGAATCTCTGTacaaaaaagtggaaaaacaTCTATCCGATGAAGAAAATCTGTTACag GTTGTGTGGCGGGCCATGCAAGAAGAATTTATCCGTCAATATAAATCCCTCGAAGACATGATTCAGCGTTGCTACCCCGGTGCGCTTATAACGTTGGACTTCTCCATGAGTGATattcttgaatatttttcagacaTAGCACGCTCTCACTAA
- the LOC124336890 gene encoding glutathione S-transferase Mu 3-like, giving the protein MPPVLAYWAIRGLAQPIRLLLKYTQTEFEDKRYVVGPGFDKSCWFDVKYSLGLDFPNLPYYVDGDVKLTQSNAILRYIAGKHNLIGTNEKEKIRVDLMENEIGDFRDGWVRLCYSPNFDELKGDYISGLPSKLSEFSKYLGDNNWLAGENISFVDFIFYEMLDQHMILVPDCLDSFLNLKLYCERFRSLDSIKTYISSNEFITRPLNNPHAGFK; this is encoded by the exons ATGCCTCCAGTTCTAGCCTACTGGGCAATTCGTGgg TTGGCTCAACCAATTCGCTTGCTGTTGAAATATACCCAAACCGAGTTTGAGGATAAGCGTTATGTCGTAGGTCCAGGATTCGATAAATCATGCTGGTTTGATGTGAAATATTCTCTCGGATTAGACTTCCCAAAT CTCCCCTATTATGTAGATGGGGATGTCAAGTTAACTCAAAGCAATGCCATCCTACGCTATATTGCTGGAAAACATAACCTGATTGGCacaaatgaaaaggaaaaaatccgTGTGGACCTTATGGAGAATGAAATTGGTGATTTCCGTGATGGATGGGTCAGACTGTGCTACAGTCCTAATTTT GATGAATTGAAAGGTGACTACATCAGTGGTCTCCCATCAAAACTCTCTGAATTTTCAAAGTATCTAGGAGACAACAACTGGCTAGCTggagaaaat ATTTCGTTTgtggatttcattttttatgaaATGTTGGATCAACACATGATATTGGTACCCGACTGTTTGGATTCCTTTTTGAATCTTAAACTTTATTGCGAGAGATTCCGATCTTTGGACTCTATTAAAACTTATATTTCAAGCAACGAATTTATAACACGCCCATTAAACAATCCTCATGCTGGATTTAAGTAA
- the LOC124335285 gene encoding uncharacterized protein LOC124335285, whose amino-acid sequence MNSIILLLTLTVAYSLATPTNYGSSKSSTTSYAVPAVTILKQINQLNEDGSYTFGYEASDGSFRVENMNANGYLTGRYGYVDSYGETQETEYAAGKMSGQSVGFQARGSLIPEESRSSAQPFPFVRNVATQSVEQKAFDYLYTSVDDDEDGFPDSAPVRTAEVVRLSTPTQISYDTAPTIARVADPYDASVSNIRTVTPVRNNYNSGAVRLSLPTKVSSAPTVVRVADPYTPTISDVRAAVTVEQLRSNYGDVRLVSPAKKSYVTGVSDVRVLTPTKTSTETVRLAAPSRSSYGSTQTVVRVVDQSDDGYGKVEDVRVAPAPAATRVSYEKAPAVVRVVNREKAAYDTIVKQTIDQPIVGKTVSQIAEVSVPVFRSQGPSYGSMAVRSTGRLDEFLKSLKKSNRNSGNSYNSYGSSGATFVNQDQFVQPTQDFQVVQDDAVDAVSIDSVGFTRII is encoded by the exons ATGAATTCCATCATT TTGCTGTTGACGCTCACTGTGGCCTACTCACTGGCTACGCCTACTAATTATGGGAGTAGCAAATCTTCGACGACATCCTATGCCGTGCCTGCCGTAACCATCTTAAAGCAAATCAATCAACTCAACGAAGATGGCTCTTACACGTTCGGCTACGAAGCCTCTGACGGATCGTTCCGAGTCGAGAATATGAACGCCAATGGTTATTTGACCGGTAGATATGGTTACGTCGATTCCTACGGAGAAACACAGGAAACGG AATACGCTGCTGGAAAGATGTCTGGGCAATCTGTTGGATTTCAAGCCCGCGGAAGTTTGATCCCGGAAGAAAGTCGCAGTAGCGCCCAGCCGTTCCCATTCGTCCGCAACGTCGCCACCCAATCCGTCGAGCAGAAAGCCTTCGATTACCTGTACACCAGCGTCGATGACGACGAAGATGGTTTCCCCGATTCCGCACCAGTCCGCACCGCTGAAGTCGTCCGTCTTTCTACACCCACCCAAATTTCTTACGACACCGCCCCGACCATCGCTCGTGTTGCCGATCCTTACGACGCCAGCGTTTCCAACATCCGCACGGTGACTCCCGTCCGCAACAATTACAACTCGGGAGCCGTTCGCCTTTCATTGCCGACTAAAGTTTCCAGCGCTCCGACTGTCGTCCGTGTCGCTGATCCTTACACTCCAACCATTTCCGACGTCCGTGCTGCAGTAACTGTCGAGCAACTACGGAGCAACTACGGAGACGTCCGCTTGGTTTCACCGGCCAAAAAATCTTACGTCACTGGAGTTTCTGACGTCCGCGTTTTGACGCCCACTAAAACATCAACGGAAACTGTCCGTCTGGCCGCCCCATCCAGAAGCTCATACGGTTCGACTCAAACTGTGGTCCGCGTTGTCGACCAGTCTGACGATGGATACGGTAAGGTCGAAGATGTCCGAGTTGCTCCTGCACCAGCAGCGACTCGTGTTTCCTACGAGAAAGCCCCGGCTGTCGTTCGTGTTGTCAATCGTGAGAAGGCTGCCTACGATACAATTGTTAAGCAAACAATCGATCAACCTATTGTTGGCAAGACCGTTAGCCAAATCGCGGAGGTAAGCGTACCCGTTTTCCGATCCCAGGGTCCTAGCTACGGATCAATGGCTGTTCGTTCGACTGGTCGATTGGATGAGTTCCTCAAGTCTCTAAAGAAGAGCAACAGGAACTCTGGAAATAGCTACAACTCTTACGGATCGAGCGGCGCTACCTTTGTCAACCAGGATCAGTTTGTTCAGCCTACCCAGGATTTCCAAGTAGTCCAAGATGACGCAGTCGACGCAGTGAGCATCGACTCGGTTGGATTTACACGAATCATCTAA